In Clostridia bacterium, one DNA window encodes the following:
- a CDS encoding Nif3-like dinuclear metal center hexameric protein → MSKLRKIYDIFEREFPSNLKEEWDNVGLMVGDLDCEISKVLVALDCTMDVIDEAISIGANLIITHHPFIFSPLFSIDYSLNFGKKIKKITDNNINILSYHTNFDKAKCGTAYALAKILDLFNVKNLSDAEFSLGRIGEIAPCSLEDFLNKVKIKLNIPNLKYIGDEEKIISKVAVIPGSGSDFYKEAIECGADAVVTSEVKHHIAIECMECGIAIIDAGHFETENIALYEIESLLSCEVETVISKKYTKLFKYI, encoded by the coding sequence ATGAGTAAACTTAGAAAAATTTATGATATTTTTGAAAGAGAATTTCCATCGAATTTAAAAGAAGAATGGGATAATGTGGGCCTTATGGTAGGAGATTTAGACTGTGAAATCTCTAAAGTTTTAGTAGCGCTTGATTGCACAATGGATGTAATAGATGAGGCTATAAGTATAGGTGCAAACCTTATTATCACACATCATCCTTTTATATTCTCGCCACTTTTTTCTATTGATTATTCTCTAAACTTCGGTAAAAAGATAAAAAAAATTACAGACAATAATATAAACATACTATCATATCACACAAATTTTGATAAAGCAAAATGCGGCACTGCATATGCACTCGCAAAAATTCTCGACCTTTTTAATGTAAAAAATTTATCAGACGCTGAATTTTCTCTTGGCAGAATTGGAGAAATTGCTCCTTGCAGTTTAGAAGATTTCTTAAATAAAGTAAAAATTAAACTTAATATTCCTAACCTAAAATATATTGGCGACGAAGAAAAAATAATCAGTAAAGTTGCTGTTATACCTGGCAGTGGAAGTGATTTTTATAAAGAAGCAATAGAATGTGGCGCTGATGCTGTTGTTACCAGTGAGGTTAAGCACCACATAGCCATTGAATGTATGGAATGTGGGATAGCAATTATTGATGCAGGACATTTTGAAACTGAAAATATTGCACTTTATGAGATTGAATCACTACTCTCTTGCGAAGTGGAAACTGTTATATCAAAAAAATATACAAAACTTTTTAAATATATATAG
- a CDS encoding SAM-dependent methyltransferase: MLTNRLETVKNLVEKSDTVFDVGTDHGYVPISLIKEKRANRVIAADINIGPLDNAKKNIRLAGLSEKIELRLGSGICPMQKDEADTVIIAGMGGILISEILNESYEKAQCVNKFILQPMYSQDYLRKYLINNGFKIVKEILSKENEKIYNILVVTPGKEEKNYDNESFLILGHPDNHNKDDIYNYYIKLRRKQALNVLDKLNNAKSDKEEEKNRLKTFLLDVEKYYE, translated from the coding sequence ATGTTAACTAACAGATTGGAAACTGTAAAAAATCTTGTAGAAAAATCAGATACTGTTTTTGATGTGGGAACTGACCATGGTTATGTTCCCATATCTTTAATAAAGGAAAAAAGAGCAAACAGGGTAATTGCTGCAGATATAAATATAGGGCCGCTTGACAATGCTAAGAAAAATATCCGTCTTGCAGGTCTTAGCGAAAAAATAGAACTTAGATTAGGCAGTGGAATATGCCCTATGCAAAAAGACGAAGCAGATACTGTTATTATTGCAGGGATGGGTGGAATACTAATCTCTGAAATCTTAAACGAAAGTTACGAAAAAGCGCAATGCGTTAATAAATTTATTCTTCAGCCTATGTATTCTCAGGACTATTTAAGAAAATATCTTATAAACAATGGGTTTAAAATAGTAAAAGAAATACTCTCAAAAGAGAATGAGAAGATATACAATATTTTAGTTGTAACGCCTGGAAAAGAAGAAAAAAATTATGACAATGAAAGTTTCTTGATTTTAGGGCATCCAGATAATCATAATAAAGACGATATTTATAACTATTACATAAAATTAAGAAGAAAACAGGCACTAAATGTTTTAGATAAGTTGAATAATGCTAAATCTGATAAAGAGGAAGAAAAGAATAGGTTAAAAACTTTTCTTTTGGATGTGGAGAAATATTATGAGTAA